In Malus sylvestris chromosome 16, drMalSylv7.2, whole genome shotgun sequence, the following are encoded in one genomic region:
- the LOC126607476 gene encoding probable N-acetylglucosaminyl-phosphatidylinositol de-N-acetylase isoform X4 has translation MAWFLIVSSVIVLWVASLFKIIHGSYSLPKGTFLNNLKNGGSVNKRNVLFVVAHPDDESMFFTPTINYLTLRGHNVHILCLSIGDADGKGITRKEELYQASAILKVPHQQVSVLDHPNLQDGFGKVWNDSILANIIEEEITRNNIDLIITFDNYGVSGHCNHRDVHYGVRKLLQASSQRKIEAWELVSTNIFRKYSGPVDIWLSSLNPMQSSHEVVHCLLNEQPRKSFLAMAQHSSQWVWFRKLFVAFSSYTYVNTLKKM, from the exons ATGGCATGGTTCTTGATTGTTTCTTCGGTGATTGTACTATGGGTAGCTTCGTTATTCAAAATTATTCATGGCTCATATTCGCTTCCCAAGGGCACTTTTTTGAATAATTtgaaaaatg GTGGCAGTGTCAACAAGAGAAATGTTTTGTTCGTTGTTGCCCACCCAGATGACGAGTCCAT GTTCTTTACTCCAACAATAAACTATCTGACCTTGAGAGGGCATAATGTTCACATTTTATGCTTGTCAA TAGGTGATGCAGATGGCAAAGGAATTACAAGAAAAGAAGAGCTCTACCAGGCTTCTGCAATTCTCAAG GTTCCGCATCAACAAGTGTCAGTTCTGGATCATCCAAATCTTCAG GATGGTTTTGGCAAAGTTTGGAACGATAGCATATTGGCAAATATTATCGAAGAGGAAATTACAAGAAACAACATTGACTtg ATAATTACTTTTGATAACTACGGAGTTTCGGGCCATTGTAACCACCGTGATGTGCATTATGGGGTAAG GAAACTCTTACAAGCGTCATCACAAAGGAAAATTGAAGCCTGGGAACTC GTTAGTACAAACATATTTCGCAAGTATAGCGGACCAGTCGATATCTGGCTGTCCAGTTTAAATCCCATGCAATCCTCACATGAAGTGGTGCATTGCTTGCTCAATGAGCAGCCCAGAAAGAGCTTCCTGGCGATGGCACAGCATTCCAGCCAATGGGTTTG GTTCCGCAAGCTGTTTGTAGCATTTTCCAGTTACACGTATGTGAACACGCTTAAAAAGATGTAG
- the LOC126607476 gene encoding probable N-acetylglucosaminyl-phosphatidylinositol de-N-acetylase isoform X1, translating into MAWFLIVSSVIVLWVASLFKIIHGSYSLPKGTFLNNLKNGGSVNKRNVLFVVAHPDDESMFFTPTINYLTLRGHNVHILCLSIGDADGKGITRKEELYQASAILKKERGAEKLKKVPHQQVSVLDHPNLQDGFGKVWNDSILANIIEEEITRNNIDLIITFDNYGVSGHCNHRDVHYGVRKLLQASSQRKIEAWELVSTNIFRKYSGPVDIWLSSLNPMQSSHEVVHCLLNEQPRKSFLAMAQHSSQWVWFRKLFVAFSSYTYVNTLKKM; encoded by the exons ATGGCATGGTTCTTGATTGTTTCTTCGGTGATTGTACTATGGGTAGCTTCGTTATTCAAAATTATTCATGGCTCATATTCGCTTCCCAAGGGCACTTTTTTGAATAATTtgaaaaatg GTGGCAGTGTCAACAAGAGAAATGTTTTGTTCGTTGTTGCCCACCCAGATGACGAGTCCAT GTTCTTTACTCCAACAATAAACTATCTGACCTTGAGAGGGCATAATGTTCACATTTTATGCTTGTCAA TAGGTGATGCAGATGGCAAAGGAATTACAAGAAAAGAAGAGCTCTACCAGGCTTCTGCAATTCTCAAG AAAGAAAGAGGGGCTGAGAAGCTAAAAAAG GTTCCGCATCAACAAGTGTCAGTTCTGGATCATCCAAATCTTCAG GATGGTTTTGGCAAAGTTTGGAACGATAGCATATTGGCAAATATTATCGAAGAGGAAATTACAAGAAACAACATTGACTtg ATAATTACTTTTGATAACTACGGAGTTTCGGGCCATTGTAACCACCGTGATGTGCATTATGGGGTAAG GAAACTCTTACAAGCGTCATCACAAAGGAAAATTGAAGCCTGGGAACTC GTTAGTACAAACATATTTCGCAAGTATAGCGGACCAGTCGATATCTGGCTGTCCAGTTTAAATCCCATGCAATCCTCACATGAAGTGGTGCATTGCTTGCTCAATGAGCAGCCCAGAAAGAGCTTCCTGGCGATGGCACAGCATTCCAGCCAATGGGTTTG GTTCCGCAAGCTGTTTGTAGCATTTTCCAGTTACACGTATGTGAACACGCTTAAAAAGATGTAG
- the LOC126607476 gene encoding probable N-acetylglucosaminyl-phosphatidylinositol de-N-acetylase isoform X2 encodes MAWFLIVSSVIVLWVASLFKIIHGSYSLPKGTFLNNLKNGGSVNKRNVLFVVAHPDDESMFFTPTINYLTLRGHNVHILCLSSGDADGKGITRKEELYQASAILKKERGAEKLKKVPHQQVSVLDHPNLQDGFGKVWNDSILANIIEEEITRNNIDLIITFDNYGVSGHCNHRDVHYGVRKLLQASSQRKIEAWELVSTNIFRKYSGPVDIWLSSLNPMQSSHEVVHCLLNEQPRKSFLAMAQHSSQWVWFRKLFVAFSSYTYVNTLKKM; translated from the exons ATGGCATGGTTCTTGATTGTTTCTTCGGTGATTGTACTATGGGTAGCTTCGTTATTCAAAATTATTCATGGCTCATATTCGCTTCCCAAGGGCACTTTTTTGAATAATTtgaaaaatg GTGGCAGTGTCAACAAGAGAAATGTTTTGTTCGTTGTTGCCCACCCAGATGACGAGTCCAT GTTCTTTACTCCAACAATAAACTATCTGACCTTGAGAGGGCATAATGTTCACATTTTATGCTTGTCAAGTG GTGATGCAGATGGCAAAGGAATTACAAGAAAAGAAGAGCTCTACCAGGCTTCTGCAATTCTCAAG AAAGAAAGAGGGGCTGAGAAGCTAAAAAAG GTTCCGCATCAACAAGTGTCAGTTCTGGATCATCCAAATCTTCAG GATGGTTTTGGCAAAGTTTGGAACGATAGCATATTGGCAAATATTATCGAAGAGGAAATTACAAGAAACAACATTGACTtg ATAATTACTTTTGATAACTACGGAGTTTCGGGCCATTGTAACCACCGTGATGTGCATTATGGGGTAAG GAAACTCTTACAAGCGTCATCACAAAGGAAAATTGAAGCCTGGGAACTC GTTAGTACAAACATATTTCGCAAGTATAGCGGACCAGTCGATATCTGGCTGTCCAGTTTAAATCCCATGCAATCCTCACATGAAGTGGTGCATTGCTTGCTCAATGAGCAGCCCAGAAAGAGCTTCCTGGCGATGGCACAGCATTCCAGCCAATGGGTTTG GTTCCGCAAGCTGTTTGTAGCATTTTCCAGTTACACGTATGTGAACACGCTTAAAAAGATGTAG
- the LOC126607476 gene encoding probable N-acetylglucosaminyl-phosphatidylinositol de-N-acetylase isoform X3, with product MAWFLIVSSVIVLWVASLFKIIHGSYSLPKGTFLNNLKNGGSVNKRNVLFVVAHPDDESMFFTPTINYLTLRGHNVHILCLSSGDADGKGITRKEELYQASAILKVPHQQVSVLDHPNLQDGFGKVWNDSILANIIEEEITRNNIDLIITFDNYGVSGHCNHRDVHYGVRKLLQASSQRKIEAWELVSTNIFRKYSGPVDIWLSSLNPMQSSHEVVHCLLNEQPRKSFLAMAQHSSQWVWFRKLFVAFSSYTYVNTLKKM from the exons ATGGCATGGTTCTTGATTGTTTCTTCGGTGATTGTACTATGGGTAGCTTCGTTATTCAAAATTATTCATGGCTCATATTCGCTTCCCAAGGGCACTTTTTTGAATAATTtgaaaaatg GTGGCAGTGTCAACAAGAGAAATGTTTTGTTCGTTGTTGCCCACCCAGATGACGAGTCCAT GTTCTTTACTCCAACAATAAACTATCTGACCTTGAGAGGGCATAATGTTCACATTTTATGCTTGTCAAGTG GTGATGCAGATGGCAAAGGAATTACAAGAAAAGAAGAGCTCTACCAGGCTTCTGCAATTCTCAAG GTTCCGCATCAACAAGTGTCAGTTCTGGATCATCCAAATCTTCAG GATGGTTTTGGCAAAGTTTGGAACGATAGCATATTGGCAAATATTATCGAAGAGGAAATTACAAGAAACAACATTGACTtg ATAATTACTTTTGATAACTACGGAGTTTCGGGCCATTGTAACCACCGTGATGTGCATTATGGGGTAAG GAAACTCTTACAAGCGTCATCACAAAGGAAAATTGAAGCCTGGGAACTC GTTAGTACAAACATATTTCGCAAGTATAGCGGACCAGTCGATATCTGGCTGTCCAGTTTAAATCCCATGCAATCCTCACATGAAGTGGTGCATTGCTTGCTCAATGAGCAGCCCAGAAAGAGCTTCCTGGCGATGGCACAGCATTCCAGCCAATGGGTTTG GTTCCGCAAGCTGTTTGTAGCATTTTCCAGTTACACGTATGTGAACACGCTTAAAAAGATGTAG